The sequence below is a genomic window from Micromonas commoda chromosome 10, complete sequence.
gcagTATCCTATCCGACAAAAACGCGACCAACCGACcgagcctcggcgccacGCGCGTGGGGGTGGCGCAGAACGGCACGAGGTCCAgctcgcccccgtcgcccgttTGCCAGTGGGGGTTCAGGTACAGGATGCAGGTGAGCGCGCGCTTGGACGGCGGGCCCGGGTTGTCGTAGTGCGCGGGGAAGCAaccgccggtgccgtcgttCCTCTGCACTTTGaccgtcctcgcgccgtcgcctctgGACAGCGCGTACGAGTACGTGAAATCGGGTTtggcgcctcctcctccttcccgctgcggcaccgacgcgtcctccttggTTTTAgggtcgaacgcgtccgcgaacctcgtggcggcggcctcgaagaacgcgcgaagctcggggacgaccgccgcgacggcatcgtcgtgcatgtccgcctcgacgatgcCGGGCTTGGCGAACAGGAACCTCTCTCCCTTGGGGTTGGCGAAGTGCGTGCGGTTGGGACGCATCACCCCGTCCTTGGCGGAGAGCCactcgatctcctcgcgcagcgccagagcccacgcgtcgccgttcccggacgacgaggacacatcgtcaccgtcggcgccaccctcggcaccgccgcccccgaggaagtcgtcgacgaccgtgaagccgtcgcggcgaagctcCGCGATGCGAGCGGGAGTGACCGCGCGGGACCACGCTTCAAAGTCGCGCGAGAACGGCCGCGGATACGGCCCGGTGAACTCCTCCATCGgcacggtcgcggcggtcgcctccAACCGCGCCCTCGGGACTCTGATGACTTGAGAGACTCGACGCCTCTTTTCTGCTGGGCAGCGGATTTTTTGCGCGAGGCTCTTCTGACTGAAACGCACACGAGAAGGAATGGACCAATCAGCGATTGGCATTTGGCGTCCATCGGCCATTTGGAGATCTTGAGATTCTCTGATCACCACCGTCCGGCCTCGGAGGAGGATTGGGCTCGGAGACAAggccggggcgtcgacggcccACAACCGACGGACACACGTTTAAACGATGGCGACCGTGTCCATCACAAACTTCGTCACttgccgcgcgcccgtcgccggcgccaaggccgcgcgcgcctccaacggcgccgcggttcgcgccCCGGTCGCCGTGGCCTCCCCCAACGGTGTCTCCCTCGGAGGGGCTCGCCAGGGTTCCCTCgcgggtcgcgtcggcgctcgcgccgcggtttccgcgcgctcggctcgccgcgtcgcgctcgccgccgccgccgccgagaccaaggaggccgcgcccaccgccgaggtggaggagccCGCCCTCGAGTCTGACGTGAGTGCGACGCCCCCGATCCCGACCTGACCCACTCCCGATATTCACCCCCCGACACATTGAGCCGGTGTGGATAaacggcgaggacgatcgcgcgcgcgacgcgacgtcttcgcggGGGGGACACGAGACGGGCGAAGAGATGTCGTGTTCGGTACTCacgagacggcgacgtcgtcatcggcgtgCGCTCCGACCGAACTCGACGTCTCAGCCCCGGAACGACACCCCTTCCTTCATTCGCCCCCGTATCGTCGCCCGGATATCCTCCTCCCCCACGACGAGGTCGAAAAACTGATTTTTCCCTCCCCCCCGTCCCCTTCCCGCGAAACGCAGGCTGGCGTCGACTACACCGCCCTCCGCGACCTTCTCAAGGCTGGTGAGTGGGAGGAGGCTGATAACGAACATCGCCGTTTGATGTGcgtgctcgcgggcgaggacgccgaggaccgcGGCTGGGTCTACTTCACCGAGGTGAAGCAGTTCCCGGTGAAGGACCTCAAGACCATCGACAACCTCTGGACGTTCTACTCCGACGGCAAGTTCGGTTTCTCCGTGCAGCGCAAGATCTGGATCGGCAAGAAGCGCCAGTGGGCGAAGTTCTTCAAGGAGATCGACTGGGTCCAGGGCGAGAACAACGCGTACCGCAAGTGGCCCGAGGAGTTCATCtggaagaaggaggcgaagaagggtCACATGCCCCTCACCAACGCGCTCAGGGGTACTCAGCTCCTCAACGCGCTGCTGGAGCaccccgcgttcgcgcccccggcCAAGCccaagtccgcggcggaccagGCAGCCGAAGCCATGGAGCAGATGGGCGATAACCTCAAGAAGGCtatgggcggcggcgtgcccggTCTCAAGGGCCTCAAGAAGCCCTCTTGGATGAAGTAAGGGACGCGGCGCACAACTGTAACACATAGGATAACCTGGGAAGGGTCGACGGGTCGCGGACCACGGCCTGTTTAAATTCATATTAACGTTCTCATTCACGCGTTTTGTCGAAGAACATCGTCGCTTAATAATAACAACAACAGAGAGCGAGGCGTGTCGCCCTCGCTCGAAAAATTGAATCAACAAATAACAACTCAGGGAATGTCGTCGAACGGCCGCGTGTCCTTGAAGCACTGCTCGAACACCTCGTTCACCACCCTCTTCGCCTCGTCCCTATCCCTACACCGCGGGTTCATCGCGGTGGAaagctccgcgcgtcgccgcacgcACTTCTGATGCCCGTTCTCCACGCCGAAGTATCCTCGGAACATCTCGTTGACCCAGTGGCAGTCCCCGGATAGGTTCGACGCGCGCACCTCCGAGCACGCGTGCTGCTTCAGGTCGAGCCAGTCCATGTTCTTATTCCTGTGCGCGAgagaggaggaacgcgcgtcgGATACGATACGGAGAGAcatctcgtcgccgcgacggggcaATGTTAACCAAGATTTGAAGCTGGTGGGCAAAaagcaccgcggcggaaaACTAGGTTTCCGCGATGAGCCTCACCTGCAGTGGTCGTAAGCGTGTATGAGCTCGTGCGTCAGCATGTTCTCCATGTCCGTCCTATTCGTCAGATTGTTGTGGCACAGCACCACGCCCTCGTCCGGTCTGAACCCGCCCAGCACCGCCTTGTTGCACCGCTGCACCTCGAAGAACGAGCGGTTCACGGGACACCCAGCCTTCTCCAGAGCCTCGAGAAGGAACCTCACCATCGGCGCCTTCCTGCTGATGTCGTCAAGCTCGGACTCGCATTTTTCGGGGGTCatcccgtcgcgcgcgctgcgagcGTGGCGCGAGGTCGGGGGTTCGTTGTCCGTGTTGGAGGTGACctgcccgcccgcgcgcctggTGCAGTGGCGTTGGGAGAAAATCTAACCGCGCGTTTTCAGCTCCTGTCGCAGTCGACAACTGGCACAGCACACCCTCAGATATTCCAAACGCGGAGCCGCGTCCCACCGCGGGGGTTGCGGAGTTTCCGCGGGTCTCGCGAGCCGGTGACCCTCGAACCGGACCGTGGCGAatgaccgcgcgcgaggcgacgcgcgatgcgcccaacgcgcggggacgacgcgcaaAGTCAgtcgccggacgcgacgacgacaccatCTTCTTCTCATCCGTGAGAAGATGCCTTCGCGGGTGCTCGGTCGTCCCGgcgacgctcctcgcggcgctaTCGCTGGTcaccacgcgcgtcgcggcgcgttccgTCACGGACGCGTGCTTCTGGGATCCATCAGACGGCACgtgctcggcgtccgcgacgtggGCATCGCGAAATAACCTCATACACAGCAAGCAAGGGCGGTTCATGGCGCGCGTCCTGGTGGCGTACGAGGAATGCGCCCTcgggacggacgacgcgacgcgttgTCGATCCCTCGCCGGGACGTGCGAttggcgcgcgggtgccacCCCGGACACCGGCGAGTGCTACCTCAGCGCGCAGTGGATGACGAAAGAGCTCCAGGGTTGcctcagcggcgacggcgcggcggcggacccgctgGTTCAGGAGCTCCTGGACGTGAGCGTCAACTGCCTCGACAAATCaaccgacgagggcgcgtgcgacggcATGGGCGGCAGGTGTCAGTGGACCGACAGCCTCGCGCAGGAAGGAATCCCGTCGTTCTGCGGGCCCAACCCGGTGCACGCGGCGCAGGCTCTGGTGGGTCTCGACGGCTTGGCGAAGAttttcgccgcggtgaccgagTGCCCGAAGAAACCGGATTCACAAtcgtgcgacgacgcgggcgccatcgGGTGCGAGTGGATCGGAGACCGGTGCGCCGTGAGCTTCGTCAAGACCCTGAAGGAGTCGGTCAAGTCGCCGGCCGTCGTGGAGTACCTGACTCTGCTGGAGCGGTGCGGGGTTGGTAGCGGGGGCGAGGCCGaatgcgccgccgccggggacacGACGGTGTCCTGCGTCTACGGACCCAAGCGAGCG
It includes:
- a CDS encoding predicted protein; this encodes MADGRQMPIADWSIPSRVRFSQKSLAQKIRCPAEKRRRVSQVIRVPRARLEATAATVPMEEFTGPYPRPFSRDFEAWSRAVTPARIAELRRDGFTVVDDFLGGGGAEGGADGDDVSSSSGNGDAWALALREEIEWLSAKDGVMRPNRTHFANPKGERFLFAKPGIVEADMHDDAVAAVVPELRAFFEAAATRFADAFDPKTKEDASVPQREGGGGAKPDFTYSYALSRGDGARTVKVQRNDGTGGCFPAHYDNPGPPSKRALTCILYLNPHWQTGDGGELDLVPFCATPTRVAPRLGRLVAFLSDRILHRVAPAHKTRHCLTVWVDGPDVNAPKECGLSLPPSAMADVPGTARALRASASQRVISRWCYPDEYESSLRECMRDAEGGTQMVESHLAHMAKLWDNPPLRKLVDALREHRRNVEGKLTVVG
- a CDS encoding predicted protein, which gives rise to MATVSITNFVTCRAPVAGAKAARASNGAAVRAPVAVASPNGVSLGGARQGSLAGRVGARAAVSARSARRVALAAAAAETKEAAPTAEVEEPALESDAGVDYTALRDLLKAGEWEEADNEHRRLMCVLAGEDAEDRGWVYFTEVKQFPVKDLKTIDNLWTFYSDGKFGFSVQRKIWIGKKRQWAKFFKEIDWVQGENNAYRKWPEEFIWKKEAKKGHMPLTNALRGTQLLNALLEHPAFAPPAKPKSAADQAAEAMEQMGDNLKKAMGGGVPGLKGLKKPSWMK
- a CDS encoding predicted protein, giving the protein MTPEKCESELDDISRKAPMVRFLLEALEKAGCPVNRSFFEVQRCNKAVLGGFRPDEGVVLCHNNLTNRTDMENMLTHELIHAYDHCRNKNMDWLDLKQHACSEVRASNLSGDCHWVNEMFRGYFGVENGHQKCVRRRAELSTAMNPRCRDRDEAKRVVNEVFEQCFKDTRPFDDIP
- a CDS encoding predicted protein, translated to MTAREATRDAPNARGRRAKSVAGRDDDTIFFSSVRRCLRGCSVVPATLLAALSLVTTRVAARSVTDACFWDPSDGTCSASATWASRNNLIHSKQGRFMARVLVAYEECALGTDDATRCRSLAGTCDWRAGATPDTGECYLSAQWMTKELQGCLSGDGAAADPLVQELLDVSVNCLDKSTDEGACDGMGGRCQWTDSLAQEGIPSFCGPNPVHAAQALVGLDGLAKIFAAVTECPKKPDSQSCDDAGAIGCEWIGDRCAVSFVKTLKESVKSPAVVEYLTLLERCGVGSGGEAECAAAGDTTVSCVYGPKRASTNIIPEQYGGDGGDGQGGWEGSTRTNTSDDLSGGSTTPMSCYPSYLYVAEKVAPLLGVAAGEDGACALAEPTFRVVQACDAAKDAGACDAVDYCAWDAGAFGGAGACLVDVDEAISALLPESDADPIRAAEDACEAGAESAEACSGKSAEAESAARNAGADVKPDGDEDDDVKDGEVGGAGTAGAYFVLAGFVVFAVCFAAPANYVNVAYKRKGKDVCDDLPHWAHKFVPSHLRPEGMDYVQVTEYNPDPDVNVDDL